A stretch of the Gossypium hirsutum isolate 1008001.06 chromosome D07, Gossypium_hirsutum_v2.1, whole genome shotgun sequence genome encodes the following:
- the LOC107953320 gene encoding guanine nucleotide-binding protein subunit beta-like protein has protein sequence MAGSEGLILRGTMRAHTDMVTAIATPIDNSDMIVTSSRDKSIILWHLTKDEKTYGVPRRRLTGHSHFVQDVVLSSDSQFALSGSWDGELRLWDLSAGTSARRFVGHTKDVLSVAFSIDNRQIVSASRDRTIRLWNTLGECKYTIQEGDAHTDWVSCVRFSPNTVQPTIVSASWDKTVKVWNLTNCKIRNTLSGHSGYVNTVAVSPDGSLCASGGKDGVILLWDLAEGKKLYSLDAGSVIHSLCFSPNRYWLCAATEQGIKIWDLESKSIVEDLKVDLKAEAEKSDVTDIGNKKKVIYCTSLNWSADGSTLFSGYTDGVIRVWGIGRY, from the exons ATGGCTGGTTCTGAGGGATTGATTCTACGTGGCACCATGCGTGCCCACACCGACATGGTGACAGCCATTGCTACTCCCATCGATAACTCCGACATGATCGTCACTTCCTCCCGCGACAAATCCATCATCCTTTGGCACTTAACCAAGGACGAAAAGACCTACGGTGTCCCTCGTCGTCGTCTCACCGGTCACTCTCACTTCGTGCAAGACGTTGTCCTCTCTTCCGATTCTCAGTTCGCTCTCTCTGGTTCCTGGGATGGTGAGCTTCGTCTCTGGGACTTATCTGCCGGTACCTCAGCTCGCCGTTTTGTCGGCCACACCAAAGATGTTCTCTCTGTTGCCTTTTCAATTGACAACCGTCAAATTGTTTCGGCTTCTCGAGATCGAACTATCAGGCTTTGGAATACCCTTGGAGAATGTAAATACACAATCCAAGAAGGTGACGCTCATACCGACTGGGTTAGCTGCGTTCGTTTCAGCCCAAATACTGTCCAACCCACCATTGTTTCAGCTTCATGGGACAAGACTGTTAAAGTTTGGAACCTGACCAACTGTAAGATTCGTAACACCTTGTCCGGACACTCCGGTTATGTGAATACGGTGGCGGTTTCACCTGATGGGTCTTTGTGTGCCAGTGGAGGAAAAGATGGAGTGATTCTGTTATGGGATTTGGCTGAAGGAAAGAAGCTTTATAGTCTTGATGCAGGTTCCGTCATTCACTCGCTTTGCTTTAGTCCTAATAGGTACTGGCTTTGCGCCGCCACCGAGCAGGGTATCAAGATCTGGGATCTGGAGAGTAAGAGCATAGTGGAGGACTTGAAGGTTGATCTTAAGGCAGAGGCTGAGAAGTCTGACGTCACTGACATCGGAAATAAGAAGAAG GTCATATACTGCACAAGCTTGAACTGGAGTGCCGATGGAAGCACCTTGTTTAGTGGGTACACTGATGGTGTAATCAGAGTTTGGGGGATTGGTCGTTACTAG
- the LOC107956531 gene encoding protein C2-DOMAIN ABA-RELATED 4 encodes MKVEKEKRNVFQLAVQRRRRLRAKMHSLIEGAPRAADLESSESVMDNLMGLLRVHVKRGVNLAVRDVRSSDPYVVVKMGNQRLKTRIVKKDVNPEWNDDLTLSITDPDIPVSLTVYDHDTFSKDDKMGDSEFEVRSFIEALKTYTNLEEIPSGTVLSRLKPDTDNCLVDESAIYVNNEGKIIQDLFLRLRNVECGEVEIQLQWIHYPGSKTF; translated from the exons ATGA AGgtagagaaagaaaagagaaacgtCTTTCAGTTGGCTGTACAAAGGAGGAGGAGATTAAGAGCGAAAATGCACAGTTTAATAGAAGGTGCACCAAGAGCAGCAGACCTAGAATCGAGTGAGTCTGTGATGGACAACTTGATGGGTTTGCTGCGGGTTCACGTTAAACGGGGCGTTAACCTTGCCGTTCGTGATGTCCGTAGCAGCGATCCTTATGTAGTTGTTAAGATGGGCAACCAG AGATTGAAGACTCGTATAGTAAAGAAGGATGTAAACCCTGAGTGGAATGATGATTTAACTCTTTCAATAACAGATCCTGATATTCCAGTCAGTCTG ACTGTGTACGACCATGACACGTTCAGCAAGGATGACAAAATGGGAGATTCAGAGTTCGAGGTGAGGTCATTCATAGAAGCTTTGAAAACGTATACGAATTTGGAAGAAATACCAAGTGGAACAGTATTATCAAGGTTGAAACCGGACACCGACAACTGCCTGGTGGATGAGAGTGCCATATACGTGAATAATGAAGGGAAGATCATCCAAGACCTCTTCCTTAGATTGAGAAATGTGGAGTGTGGGGAAGTGGAGATCCAACTGCAGTGGATTCATTACCCTGGCTCTAAAACCTtttga